The following coding sequences lie in one Homalodisca vitripennis isolate AUS2020 chromosome X, UT_GWSS_2.1, whole genome shotgun sequence genomic window:
- the LOC124368791 gene encoding alpha-ketoglutarate-dependent dioxygenase alkB homolog 7, mitochondrial isoform X2 encodes MNTLRRLTSEFINLNRSTKNYLITIKSCHSSKLLENSRNHCYYIKLVNYHIDVNQYSSFIEFGKKTVRDEEKQNIYNNMLIFDSFLSAEEENSLLNEIEPYMKRLHYEFSHWDNAIHGYRETERLKWNQDNTKIINRVRECAFLPGSPQLRYVHILDLAEEGFIKPHIDSVRFCGNTIAGLSLLTDSVMRLVHDKDKSTVIDGLLQFCGNTIARLSLLTDSAM; translated from the exons ATGAATACTTTACGCCGCCTTACTTCTGAGTTCATAAATCTCAACCGTAGtactaaaaattacttaattactatCAAGTCATGTCATAGTTCTAAACTGCTTGAAAATAGTAGAAATCATTGTTATTACATAAAGCTTGTCAATTACCACATTGACGTTAATCAATATAGTAGCTTCattgaatttggaaaaaaaacagtGAGAgatgaagaaaaacaaaatatttacaataatatgttgATTTTTGATTCGTTTTTGAGTGCAGAAGAAGAAAATTCTCTTTTGAATGAAATAGAGCCGTACATGAAGAGACTGCATTATGAATTCAGCCATTGGGATaat GCTATTCATGGATACAGAGAAACTGAGAGATTGAAATGGAATCAAGATAATACGAAGATAATCAATCGAGTTCGTGAATGTGCTTTCCTACCTGGAAGTCCCCAGCTTCGTTATGTGCATATTTTGGATCTTGCTGAAGAGGGTTTTATAAAACCGCACATAGACAGTGTTCGG TTCTGTGGAAATACGATAGCTGGGCTAAGCCTTCTTACTGATTCTGTAATGCGACTTGTCCATGACAAGGATAAATCCACGGTTATTGATGGTTTGTTACAGTTCTGTGGAAATACGATAGCTAGGCTAAGTCTGCTTACTGATTCTGCAATGTGA
- the LOC124368791 gene encoding alpha-ketoglutarate-dependent dioxygenase alkB homolog 7, mitochondrial isoform X1, translated as MNTLRRLTSEFINLNRSTKNYLITIKSCHSSKLLENSRNHCYYIKLVNYHIDVNQYSSFIEFGKKTVRDEEKQNIYNNMLIFDSFLSAEEENSLLNEIEPYMKRLHYEFSHWDNAIHGYRETERLKWNQDNTKIINRVRECAFLPGSPQLRYVHILDLAEEGFIKPHIDSVRFCGNTIAGLSLLTDSVMRLVHDKDKSKVIDVLLKRRSLYIMRDSVRYDYTHEILPNQESKFKQEPVIKKRRISIICRNEPTPSS; from the exons ATGAATACTTTACGCCGCCTTACTTCTGAGTTCATAAATCTCAACCGTAGtactaaaaattacttaattactatCAAGTCATGTCATAGTTCTAAACTGCTTGAAAATAGTAGAAATCATTGTTATTACATAAAGCTTGTCAATTACCACATTGACGTTAATCAATATAGTAGCTTCattgaatttggaaaaaaaacagtGAGAgatgaagaaaaacaaaatatttacaataatatgttgATTTTTGATTCGTTTTTGAGTGCAGAAGAAGAAAATTCTCTTTTGAATGAAATAGAGCCGTACATGAAGAGACTGCATTATGAATTCAGCCATTGGGATaat GCTATTCATGGATACAGAGAAACTGAGAGATTGAAATGGAATCAAGATAATACGAAGATAATCAATCGAGTTCGTGAATGTGCTTTCCTACCTGGAAGTCCCCAGCTTCGTTATGTGCATATTTTGGATCTTGCTGAAGAGGGTTTTATAAAACCGCACATAGACAGTGTTCGG TTCTGTGGAAATACGATAGCTGGGCTAAGCCTGCTTACTGATTCTGTAATGCGACTTGTCCATGACAAGGATAAATCCAAGGTTATAGATGTTTTACTAAAGCGTCGCTCACTCTACATCATGAG gGATTCCGTGAGATATGACTACACACATGAGATTTTACCCAATCAGGAGTCAAAATTCAAACAAGAACCTGTTATTAAGAAACGACGGATCTCAATAATTTGCAGAAATGAACCAACTCCATCTAGTTAA